A genomic region of Chryseobacterium sp. KACC 21268 contains the following coding sequences:
- a CDS encoding sensor histidine kinase — MATTEYKLNVTSDTQATISGDEIQISQVINNLVSNAIKYSHGADKVEIYCNRVGDFVKVFVKDNGMSISQIDNSKIFERFFKLRDI, encoded by the coding sequence TTGGCAACCACAGAATATAAATTAAATGTTACAAGTGATACGCAAGCAACAATTTCAGGAGATGAAATTCAAATATCACAAGTGATTAATAATTTGGTATCAAATGCCATAAAGTATTCTCATGGAGCAGATAAGGTGGAAATATACTGCAACCGCGTCGGCGATTTTGTTAAAGTTTTTGTGAAAGATAACGGCATGAGCATCAGTCAGATAGATAATTCTAAAATATTCGAAAGATTCTTCAAATTGAGGGATATTTAA